The sequence TGCTTGGGCTGCATCTTTAGTTTTGGTACTAATGGTTTTAATTTCTAGCATCATTGCTCGCTTTACAACTCGTAGCAAATAGAGTTGCTCTAAAAAGTTAGGTAAAATTTGGGTTAGATTAAAATCAATATAATTTTTCCCAAAGGTAATAAAAGAGCATTTAGTCAGGCATCTAAGAGAAGAACGCAAGAGATTTTAAGCTTTCGGAGAAACAATTCACGTAATATTTATGGCTACACATATTTCCACCGCGCAAGACACCCAAACTGTATTACGGACAGAAGCACTAAACGTTTATTACGGTAAATTTTTGGCACTAAAGGATATCTATATGGATATCCCTAAAAATCAAGTAACAGCTTTTATTGGTCCTTCAGGATGCGGTAAAAGTACTTTACTCAGGTGCTTTAATCGTCTTAATGACTTGATTGACGTATTTAGAGCCGAAGGAAAAATTCTATATAATGGGGAAAATTTGTACGCCCCCAAAATCGATCCCGTAGAAGTACGCCGTAGAATTGGGATGGTATTTCAAAGACCAAATCCATTTCCCAAATCAATTTATGAAAATATTGCTTTTGGAGCTAGAATTAATGGCTTTAAAGGTGATATGGATAAGTTGGTGGAAGAATCCCTTAAAGGAGCGGGTTTATGGGAAGAAGTTAAAGACAAATTAAATCAAAGTGGATTGTCCATATCTGGGGGACAGCAACAGCGTTTGTGTATTGCACGGGCAATCGCAGTCAAACCTGATGTTATTTTAATGGACGAACCTTGCTCTGCTCTTGACCCCATTTCTACAAATAAGGTAGAAGAATTGATTAAACAACTCAAAGAGCAATTTACCGTTGTTATCGTTACTCACAATATGCAGCAAGCATCACGAGTATCTGACATGACAGCATTATTTTATGTAAACACAAAACAAGGTGGTCGCAACGGTTATTTGGTAGAATACAACCAAACTGAGAAAATTTTCCAAGACCCTCAACAAGAAGAAACCAAAGACTACATCAGTGGCAAGTTTGGTTAAATCTTGGATATTTTTTAACACTAGCTACAAACTATGTTGAATACAAAAAATAGCCCCTGGATTTATCTTAGGGGCTATTTTCAAAAATTACTTTTTTAATAACAATCTAAGCGGGCGGCGGGAATCGAACCCGCATCATTAGCTTGGAAGGCTAAGGTTTTACCACTAAACTACGCCCGCGTTTTTTCAACCCTATTACTATACTACAGTTGAAGATAAAAATCAAGAGCCTTACTGAATTTTTATGCGTATCAATGACTTGCTTGCACGTGGTGTTTGCTTACCTGTTCTTGGATCTGTATCTGTTGCTGGATAAAACAATTTCTTACCCTTTAAATTTTTATCTACATATATTTGATATTGCTGTCTTTTTTGTCCCAACGTGTTTGGATCGACAAATAGCTCTTCGACTTTACCTTCCTCATCAATTGTTAAATATACCTGAAACTCCACAGGGTCAAAGTTATTTTCTTGAGAAGTTTTAATTACAAAGTTTTTAGAAATATTTTCTCTAAGTTTAGGTGGATTCTCTGGTATGTCGTTTTTTGGCTGATAAGGAACTATATCCCAATTCGCTGTTAATAAGGCACCACTTTGGTTTAATTGAGTTTCTTGGCTTTGGTTGAGTGGAATATCCTCGTCTTCGTTGTTCTTGACAGGTGATTCTGGGGTTTGTTGATTGCTTGTGCTGGCTTGTTTTACGTTTTGCCCCTGTTGATTTATTATTTTATCGGTTATTTTTTCGCCATCTCCGGGATTTTGAGGCTGTTGTCTGGTTGCTAACCGACGCTGCTCTTCCGCTTCTAACTTACCCTGCTGTGCTAAGCGGCGATTATTTTCTTCTTGCTGACGTTGCGCTTCTAATTGACGTTGTTGTTCTTCTTCTTGCTGACGTTGAATTTCTAATTGACGTTTTTGCTCTGCTTCTTGCTGACGTTGAATTTCTAATTGACGTTGTTGTTCTTCTTCTTGCTGACGTTGAATTTCTAATTGACGTTTTTGTTCTGCTTCTTGCTGACGTTGAATTTCTAATTGACGTTTTTGTTCTGCTTCTTGCTGACGTAGTTGTTGTGCTAGTATACGTTGCTGAAGTTTTTCTTGTTGAAGTATTTGAGCTTCTAGTTCTGCTTGTTTAATTTGTCTTTGACGTAATTGTTCTGCTAATTGCCGCTGTTGCTCTGCTTCTAAAAGACGTTGTTGTTCTGCTAATTGCTGTTGTTGTAATAATCTTTGCTGACGCTCTTGTTGGGCTAGTTGTTGTTCTATTTTTTGATTATTAAAAGCAATCGCATTCCCATCATTCGTAAAAACCGGAGGCTTGACGACAGTTGATAGATTCTCAGCAGATTGTGAGTTTTGAGGAACAATAGGTTTTATTGCCTTTGATGAAACTGGTTTTGATTTTGGTTTCGATTTTGGTTGAACTGATGATGATTTTTGTGGAGAAATTTCAATAAATTCAATCGGCACAGGCGAACCATAATTAGCCGAACGCGATCCAAAAAGTTGATATGAACTAATAAACCAAAACGCTAGTAGATGCAGGATAACTGAACCACATGAAAAAGCAATCCACCATGTGGGTGAATCTGTTTGTCGTCTCCAAGCTTTTTCTGGGATGGAAGTTTTTTCTGCAACCGTTTGTGTCATATATCTATATTAAAATCGGCAGGACAGCGGACTTTGTTATTCAATCTTACCGTTATTAAAAAGGTATATTAAGTTGTTTTAGGCTATCTCGAAAAATAACTATTTGCTATTCTAACGAGCGGACTACCAACTCTGAAGTCACGGCGAAAGTTAGAACTGTTTCATCTATTCCCTTCAACTCCAACGGTTTACCCTTAATAATTTCTTCTTCCTCCAAATAATCAGCCACAGCAGCAGAAACAAGAATACTACCAGGGTCAGCTGCACCTTGCAAGCGAGAGGCAATATTTACAGATGGACCAATAGCCGTGTAATCGGCGCGTTCGGAACTTCCAAACATGCCCACCACTGCTGTACCTTGATGAATACCACAACGGAATTGAAGTCCACTGCGTCCGTCGCTATCAAAAATACCTTGCGATCGCCAACGTTCGTTAAGCTCGGAAAGACCTCTTAACATTGCTCTAGAAGTATTTACAGCTCGCCGTACCTGCTCGTTAGGTGTCAGTTCTTCTGGTGCCCCATATAAAGCTAAAATTGCATCTCCCATAAATTTATCTACGGTTCCGCCGTTATCAAACACAGCTTTTGTCATAGCTTCTAGATATTCATTGAGCAATTCTGCAACTTTTCGCGACCTTAAGGTATTCGATAATTGAGTAAAACCAACGATATCGCTGAATAAAACTGTAATTAAACGCGGTTCCGGACGTAAATCTAGAACTAATTCGCCTTTTTGAGCTTTTTGAACCAAAACAGGGGGTAAAAATCGCTGAAGTACAGATTCTGTTAAATAGGTATTCAATTCCACGACTTTACGTTCGTTTTCTTTTAAAGCTAAAAGGTTTCTTGCTTCTGCTAAAAGTTCTCTATCATTAAATGGTTTCGCTAAATAAGCATCTGCTCCCCTTTCAGTTCCTTCAATACGAGTATCTTCATCGACTTTAGCAGTAAGCAGAATAATTGGTATGCCTTTGAGCGTTTCCTCCAAACGTATAATCCGAATCATCTCTAATCCGGTTACTACAGGCATCATTAAATCTGTAATAATTAGATTAGGCAAAAATTCTTTAGCTATATTAAAACCTTCCGAACCATTTCGGGCTGTTTGTACTTGATAGCCGTTAGCGCGAAGAATACTAGATACATAAGCTCGCATGTCAGGATTGTCGTCTACAACAAGAACTGATTGTCCTTTTCCTGTTTTTAAATCTGGAGATTCAACACTATTAGGCAACAATTCTCCTGGGATATTGTCAGTGTTATAAGTATCTGTTGATTCTATTAATTCTAAATCAGCTAACTCCACAGCAGCACGACTAACATTCACTTGGGCTGCTGTTTCTACTACTTGTGAGGCATCTAAATGAGCGCTTCCTGGCTGAAGATATATTGTAAAGGTAGTACCGTGTTCATATAGAGAATCAACAGTAACTTTA comes from Rivularia sp. PCC 7116 and encodes:
- the pstB gene encoding phosphate ABC transporter ATP-binding protein PstB — encoded protein: MATHISTAQDTQTVLRTEALNVYYGKFLALKDIYMDIPKNQVTAFIGPSGCGKSTLLRCFNRLNDLIDVFRAEGKILYNGENLYAPKIDPVEVRRRIGMVFQRPNPFPKSIYENIAFGARINGFKGDMDKLVEESLKGAGLWEEVKDKLNQSGLSISGGQQQRLCIARAIAVKPDVILMDEPCSALDPISTNKVEELIKQLKEQFTVVIVTHNMQQASRVSDMTALFYVNTKQGGRNGYLVEYNQTEKIFQDPQQEETKDYISGKFG